The following are encoded together in the Proteiniphilum saccharofermentans genome:
- a CDS encoding SusC/RagA family TonB-linked outer membrane protein, with the protein MKTKLKQHSSKILMCLFFVLLAASVSAQKTVRGTVSDVNGEPLIGVNVVVKNAAATGTVTDIDGKYSLEVPGESSVLVFSYIGYVTSEVAVGTQTVIDQILAEETHMFDELVVVGYGVQKKVTVTGSVASVSGNELKVSPTTNLSNAVVGRMPGVIGFQRSDEPGGGETTLRIRGVNSLGFKDPLIVVDGVPGRAGGLNRINPNEIESMSVLKDASAAIYGSRAANGVILITTKRGKEGKPTITYTGNMGFSQPARIPELANAFEYATMVNEIDKYSGREPRYSQEDLRLWQDGSDPWGHPDTDWYRETIKDVSPMYRHDVSITGGSDRYKFFVSLAANGEDGIYKNSANRYDQYSTRVNLDMKINDHFDISYGNVNRLQVTNYPARGATDIFSSMVRSKPILPAYWPSGEPGPDIEYGDNPVVRATPATGKDLHKAYYIQNTLRATLKVPGVEGLSLIGTASYDQHFNNRRRFETPFTLYTWDGNPEHKLTPALKGVSQPVLEERRDEQTDWMTNLVVNYDRSIGDHNFGATLGVEAQSNEWRRVRATRKYFISDALDEINNGSVTDMETEGYSWKESRINYFGRVNYNYLEKYLFEFVYRYDGSYRFPKDKRYGFFPGVSAAWRASEEDFWKENLSFINYFKLRGSVSQTGSDYLLDTDGNLDRSIQYLNTYGFGTEYMFGTTFQKTLYPTRTPNPNITWEVGTTYDLGFEFKFLDNRLSLETDLFYHKRTNMLIYRNASLPQISGITLPRENIGEMENRGIEGLISWADRAGKVEYDVSFNMTYAKNKLLFWDETPGIPDYQKRTGMPVNTELWYIADGVFNTQEELDSYPHWANARTGDIKFVDVNGDKKIDANDRVRSDKNSEPRFVFGLSTGLSWNNFDLRALFQGATGGITYIWRERAGEAGNYYKFMYENRWTEENPMVEHPRAYNRENEYWAKQGTDEKNTYYQFKTDYLRLKNMEIGYTFNFPAVRSAGIQDLRVYVNGTNIFTIDNVKVQDPEANDTGREYPQRRIWNAGVSITF; encoded by the coding sequence ATGAAAACAAAATTGAAACAACATTCATCAAAAATTTTAATGTGCCTGTTTTTTGTGTTGCTTGCGGCTTCCGTATCGGCGCAAAAGACCGTAAGGGGAACCGTAAGCGATGTGAACGGGGAGCCTTTGATCGGTGTGAATGTAGTGGTAAAAAATGCTGCTGCTACTGGGACTGTAACGGATATTGATGGTAAATACTCATTAGAGGTGCCTGGAGAGAGTTCCGTTCTAGTTTTTTCGTATATCGGATATGTTACCTCTGAAGTTGCCGTGGGAACACAAACCGTTATAGATCAAATCCTGGCAGAAGAGACACATATGTTCGACGAACTGGTTGTCGTTGGTTACGGTGTGCAGAAGAAAGTGACCGTAACAGGTTCTGTGGCGAGTGTGTCCGGTAATGAACTCAAGGTATCTCCCACTACTAACCTTTCTAATGCCGTGGTGGGACGTATGCCGGGGGTAATCGGTTTCCAACGTTCAGATGAACCCGGCGGCGGCGAAACAACCCTTCGTATCCGTGGTGTGAACTCACTTGGGTTTAAAGATCCGTTAATTGTAGTCGACGGAGTACCCGGACGTGCGGGAGGATTGAATCGTATCAACCCTAATGAAATTGAATCCATGTCAGTGTTGAAGGATGCCTCAGCGGCTATCTATGGTTCCCGTGCCGCCAATGGGGTTATTTTGATTACCACCAAACGGGGGAAAGAAGGAAAGCCCACAATTACATATACCGGAAATATGGGATTTTCGCAACCCGCACGTATCCCCGAGCTGGCCAATGCTTTTGAGTATGCCACGATGGTCAATGAGATTGATAAATATTCCGGACGTGAGCCACGCTATTCCCAGGAAGATCTGAGATTATGGCAGGACGGTTCAGATCCATGGGGGCATCCCGACACAGACTGGTATAGAGAAACAATTAAAGATGTTTCTCCCATGTATCGCCATGATGTGAGCATAACCGGGGGAAGCGACCGGTACAAGTTTTTCGTCAGTCTGGCTGCTAACGGAGAAGATGGTATCTATAAGAATTCAGCGAATCGCTACGATCAGTACAGTACACGTGTCAATCTGGATATGAAAATAAACGATCACTTTGATATATCCTATGGTAACGTAAACCGTTTGCAGGTAACCAATTATCCGGCACGTGGAGCAACGGATATTTTTAGTTCCATGGTGCGTAGTAAACCTATCTTGCCCGCCTATTGGCCAAGCGGGGAACCGGGGCCGGATATTGAGTACGGAGATAACCCGGTAGTGCGTGCCACTCCGGCAACCGGGAAAGATCTTCACAAAGCATATTATATCCAAAATACACTGAGGGCGACACTTAAAGTCCCTGGCGTTGAAGGATTGTCACTTATAGGGACTGCGTCGTATGACCAACATTTCAATAACAGGCGCCGTTTTGAGACTCCGTTTACCCTCTATACCTGGGATGGTAACCCTGAACACAAGTTGACTCCTGCATTAAAAGGGGTTTCTCAACCGGTGTTGGAAGAGAGAAGAGACGAGCAGACAGACTGGATGACCAACCTGGTAGTCAACTACGACCGTTCTATTGGAGACCATAATTTTGGCGCGACCCTTGGTGTTGAAGCACAGAGTAACGAATGGCGCAGGGTAAGGGCAACCCGTAAATATTTTATTTCAGATGCACTGGATGAAATAAATAATGGTTCGGTAACCGATATGGAAACAGAAGGCTATTCCTGGAAAGAAAGCCGTATCAACTACTTTGGACGTGTGAATTACAATTATCTCGAAAAATACCTGTTTGAGTTTGTATATCGTTACGACGGCTCATATCGCTTCCCGAAAGACAAACGGTATGGTTTCTTCCCGGGGGTATCTGCCGCATGGCGTGCATCCGAAGAAGATTTCTGGAAGGAAAACCTCAGTTTCATCAACTATTTTAAACTGCGTGGTTCTGTCTCCCAAACCGGTAGCGATTATCTGTTGGATACCGACGGAAATCTCGACAGATCTATTCAATACCTGAATACCTACGGTTTCGGTACTGAATATATGTTTGGAACAACATTCCAGAAGACATTATATCCGACGCGTACTCCCAACCCCAATATTACCTGGGAAGTAGGAACTACGTATGACCTTGGTTTCGAATTCAAATTCCTGGATAACAGATTAAGCCTTGAGACCGACCTTTTCTACCATAAGCGTACCAATATGTTGATTTACAGAAACGCTTCATTGCCACAGATCTCAGGGATTACCCTTCCAAGAGAAAATATCGGTGAAATGGAGAACAGAGGTATAGAAGGATTAATTTCCTGGGCAGACAGGGCCGGTAAAGTGGAATATGATGTTTCTTTCAATATGACCTATGCAAAAAATAAACTGTTATTCTGGGATGAAACCCCCGGTATACCCGATTATCAGAAAAGGACCGGAATGCCGGTAAATACCGAGTTGTGGTATATTGCCGACGGTGTATTCAATACACAGGAAGAACTGGACAGCTATCCGCATTGGGCCAATGCACGTACCGGGGATATCAAATTTGTAGACGTAAATGGTGATAAGAAAATTGACGCGAATGACCGTGTCCGTTCCGACAAAAACTCGGAGCCACGTTTTGTATTCGGCCTTTCTACGGGTCTTAGTTGGAATAACTTCGATTTGAGGGCATTGTTCCAGGGAGCCACAGGCGGTATTACTTATATCTGGCGTGAAAGAGCCGGTGAAGCCGGAAACTACTATAAGTTCATGTATGAAAACCGCTGGACAGAAGAGAACCCCATGGTGGAACATCCGCGTGCTTATAACCGCGAGAATGAATATTGGGCGAAACAGGGAACAGACGAGAAGAACACTTACTATCAGTTCAAAACCGACTATCTGCGTCTGAAAAATATGGAAATCGGATATACGTTCAATTTTCCGGCTGTCCGCAGTGCAGGAATCCAGGATTTGCGTGTATATGTAAATGGTACGAATATATTTACAATAGACAATGTAAAAGTGCAGGATCCGGAAGCCAATGATACGGGTCGCGAATATCCACAGCGTCGTATATGGAATGCCGGTGTATCTATAACATTCTAA